A single genomic interval of Prunus dulcis chromosome 5, ALMONDv2, whole genome shotgun sequence harbors:
- the LOC117629273 gene encoding disease resistance protein RPM1-like codes for MAESAVTFLLNKISPFFENRVQLLRGVREELVYLKGELERMKAFLRDADVMEESDDELKVWVKQVRDVAHDAEDLLDEFAVLQAHNNHGYELYFPFNRLSSTVKNLKAQYRVAWQLRSINTQIQHIFAAYKRLLPKLNAAKGSMFTNSDDTWHDRRGDALLLDNTDVVGIDKPKQKLVSWLVKGGSGREVVSVTGMGGIGKTTLVKKVYDDVKVKKHFKPRAWITVSQSFQAEDLLKDIIHKLFYAIRRPVPEGVDDKNSNELKAIIKNFLQKRKYLIVLDDVWHTNEWETVKYVLPTGNFGSRVMVTTRKADVALTSCSESKCKVYHLKPLPADKSWNLFTRKAFQGKPCPPYLYEKCKCILKKCEGLPLAIVAISGVLATKDTRRIDEWDFICHSLGAEIHGNDKLEDLKKVLFLSFNDLPYYLKACFLYLSIFPEGHLIQHMRLIRLWIAEGFVEAIQGRTLEEVAEDYLKELLNRNLILVGYTTSDGRVKTYRIHDLLREIIISKSRDQNFAAIVKDQSAIWPDRVRRLSIHNSLQTVQAKRSVPQLRSLFLFGVVARTSIQKYFPSGLRLLKVLDLEGAPLKMFPREILDLFYLSYLSLRKTQVKVIPRGIGNLQNLLTLDLKKTNVTELPLEILKLEKLCHLLVYRLKIESYAHFYSKSGFKALSSLGDLQSLQNLCFIEANDHGCGMTMRELGKLKNLRRLGIMKLRKQDGLALCLSLEHLTKLRAFSVKSTRENEILDLQHLSSPPQFLERLYLTGRLEELPNWIPSLHSLVKLFLKWSWLKDDPLVCLQGLPNLVHLELLHACDSDMLSFKSGGFKKLKVLGLDKFDNLRCVKVEEGAMPCLEKLTIQRCKSMKRVPSGVKHLSKLKLFEFFEMPSELILKLRPNGGEDYGEVKHVPDVYSACWRDGGWDVYSIESFKEIENATSQAGTVRRCHELRPLWKV; via the exons ATGGCAGAAAGTGCAGTCACTTTTCTACTCAACAAGATTTCacctttttttgaaaataggGTTCAACTGTTGAGAGGGGTTAGAGAAGAACTTGTGTACCTAAAAGGGGAACTGGAGCGCATGAAAGCCTTTCTGAGGGATGCAGATGTAATGGAAGAAAGTGATGATGAACTCAAAGTATGGGTTAAGCAAGTACGAGATGTTGCTCATGATGCAGAAGATCTTCTAGATGAATTTGCAGTTCTCCAAGCTCATAACAATCATGGCTATGAACTCTATTTTCCTTTCAATAGGCTTTCTTCCACTGTCAAGAACTTGAAAGCTCAGTACCGGGTTGCCTGGCAGTTACGGAGCATCAACACCCAAATTCAACATATTTTTGCAGCTTATAAAAGACTTCTTCCTAAGCTTAATGCTGCAAAAGGTTCAATGTTTACCAATTCAG ATGATACATGGCATGATCGGCGAGGGGATGCTCTTCTTTTAGACAACACAGATGTTGTGGGGATAGACAAGCCTAAACAGAAACTGGTCAGCTGGCTGGTCAAGGGTGGCTCTGGACGTGAAGTAGTTTCAGTCACTGGAATGGGAGGCATAGGGAAGACCACCTTGGTGAAGAAAGTTTATGATGACGTAAAAGTGAAGAAACATTTCAAGCCTCGTGCTTGGATCACGGTTTCTCAATCTTTTCAGGCAGAAGATCTTCTTAAAGACATCATTCATAAACTCTTTTATGCAATCAGGAGGCCAGTTCCCGAAGGTGTGGATGACAAGAATAGCAATGAATTGAAAGCAATAATTAAGAACTTTCTGCAGAAAAGGAAGTATCTGATTGTTCTTGATGACGTATGGCACACTAACGAATGGGAAACAGTCAAATATGTTTTGCCTACTGGGAACTTTGGCAGCAGAGTCATGGTCACTACACGTAAAGCTGATGTAGCACTCACTTCTTGTTCAGAATCCAAATGCAAGGTCTATCACTTGAAGCCCTTGCCTGCAGATAAGTCCTGGAATCTGTTCACTAGGAAGGCCTTTCAAGGGAAGCCATGTCCTCCTTATTTGTATGAAAAATGTAAATGTATCCTTAAAAAGTGTGAGGGTTTGCCCCTTGCAATTGTTGCAATAAGTGGTGTTCTGGCTACAAAAGACACGCGCAGGATAGATGAGTGGGATTTCATTTGTCATAGTCTTGGAGCTGAAATTCATGGCAATGACAAACTTGAAGATTTAAAGAAAGTACTCTTTCTCAGCTTTAACGATTTGCCCTATTATCTCAAGGCTTGTTTCTTGTACTTGAGTATCTTTCCCGAGGGCCATCTGATTCAGCACATGAGACTGATTCGTTTATGGATAGCTGAAGGATTTGTTGAGGCTATACAAGGAAGAACATTGGAGGAAGTAGCTGAGGACTACCTAAAGGAGCTCTTGAACAGAAATTTGATCCTAGTGGGATACACAACAAGTGATGGGAGGGTCAAAACTTATCGCATCCATGATCTTTTGCGGGAGATCATTATTTCAAAGTCAAGGGATCAAAATTTTGCAGCCATAGTTAAGGACCAGAGTGCAATCTGGCCTGATAGAGTTCGGCGCCTATCCATACATAATTCATTGCAAACCGTACAAGCAAAAAGGTCAGTTCCTCAACTTCGTTCCCTGTTTTTGTTTGGGGTGGTTGCAAGGACATcaatacaaaaatattttcccAGTGGCTTAAGGCTGCTTAAGGTGTTGGATTTGGAAGGTGCACCTTTAAAGATGTTTCCGAGAGAAATCCTggaccttttttatttaagctATCTAAGCTTGAGGAAAACCCAGGTGAAAGTCATTCCCAGAGGCATAGGGAATCTTCAGAACCTGTTGACATTGGACCTTAAAAAGACCAATGTCACTGAATTGCCTCTTGAGATACTGAAACTTGAAAAACTTTGCCATCTCCTGGTTTATCGTCTTAAGATTGAATCTTATGCACATTTTTATTCCAAGTCTGGCTTTAAGGCCCTTTCAAGTCTAGGAGATTTGCAGTCCCTGCAAAACCTCTGCTTCATTGAGGCAAATGATCATGGCTGTGGCATGACAATGAGGGAGTTAGGTAAGCTGAAGAACCTCAGGAGGCTTGGCATTATGAAATTGAGAAAACAAGATGGATTAGCTTTGTGCTTGTCGCTGGAACATTTGACCAAGCTGCGTGCATTTTCTGTAAAATCAACGCGAGAGAATGAGATTCTTGATCTGCAACACCTTTCTTCCCCTCCTCAGTTCCTGGAACGATTATACTTGACAGGACGTTTGGAAGAGCTGCCAAATTGGATTCCTTCACTTCATAGTTTGGTCAAACTGTTTTTGAAATGGAGTTGGTTAAAAGATGATCCGCTTGTTTGTCTTCAAGGTTTGCCTAATCTTGTTCATCTTGAATTGCTTCATGCTTGTGATAGTGACATGCTGTCTTTCAAGAGTGGAGGATTTAAAAAGCTCAAGGTTTTGGGTCTAGACAAATTTGACAACCTCAGATGCGTGAAGGTGGAGGAGGGAGCAATGCCATGCCTCGAAAAACTAACGATCCAACGATGTAAATCGATGAAGAGGGTGCCATCAGGAGTTAAACACCTCTCCAAACTGAAATTGTTTGAGTTCTTTGAAATGCCAAGTGAATTAATCTTGAAACTGCGGCCAAATGGAGGCGAAGATTACGGGGAAGTTAAACATGTCCCGGATGTTTATTCAGCCTGTTGGAGGGATGGGGGTTGGGATGTGTATTCAATAGAGAGTTTCAAGGAGATAGAAAATGCTACCTCACAAGCAGGTACTGTCAGGAGATGCCATGAACTTCGTCCGCTATGGAAGGTTTAG